TCTCCATCGCCTTCTCGTTCGAGGGCGGCTCGACGCTCGATCCCGCCGGCAAGGAGGGCGTGTCGCAGCTCGTGGCGGCGCTGCTCGACCAGGGCGCGGGACCGCTCGACGCCAACGCCTTCAAGGCCAGGCAGGACGATACCGCCGTGCGCTTCGGTTTCGGCGCCGCCGTCGACCGCTTCGGCGGTTCGGTGCGCATGCTGGCGGAGCGCCGCGTCGAGTCCATCGAGCTGCTGCGGCTGGCGCTGGCCGAGCCGCGGTTCGACGCCGAGGCGGTCGAGCGCGCCCGGCGCCAGACCATCGTCGGCCTGCGCCGCGCCGAGCAGTCGCCGGGATCGGTCGCCGGCCGCGTGCTCGCGACCGCCGTGTTCGGCGCGCATCCCTACGGGCGGCCCGCGAGCGGCACGCTGGAGAGCGTCGCGGCGATCACCGCCGAGGATCTGCGGGCGCTCGCGAAATCGCAGTTCACGCGCGCCGGCCTGACCGTCGCGGTGGTCGGCGACACGACGGCGGCGGAGATCGGTCCGCTGCTGGACCGCGTGTTCGGCGCGCTACCCGCAGGCGGCGCGCCCGTCGACATCCCCGCCTGGACGCCCGGCGCGCCGAAGCCCGGCGGTCGCCTGATCGTGGTCGAGCGCGACGTGCCGCAGAGCGTGGTGCTGCTGGCGACGCCGGCGATCCGCCGCGACGATCCCGACTGGTACGCCGCCATGCTGATGAACCACGTGCTGGGCGGCGCCGGCTTCGCCGGCAGGCTGATGACGGAGGTGCGCGAGAAGCGCGGGCTGGCGTACGGCGCGTCGAGCCGGCTGACGCCCTACAAGCGCGCCGGCCTGTTCAGCGCCTCGGTCGCCACCGCCAACGCCCGCGTGGCCGAATCGCTGGCGATCGTGCGCGAGCAGATCGCGCTGATGGCCAAGGACGGCGTCAGCGACGCCGAGCTGGCAGACGCCAAGACCTATCTCGACGGCTCGCTGGCGGTGACGCTCGACTCCACCGGCGCGATCGCCAACCTGCTGCACGGCATGCGCGTCGACGGGCTGGCGCCCGACCATCTGACGCGCCGCAAGGCGCTGATCGACGCCGTCACGAAGGACGCCGTGAAGCGCGTCGCCGCCCGCATCCTGCGCGAGGACCTGTCGGTGACGGTGGTGGTCGGCAAGCCGCAGGGCGTGACCGCGACGGAGTAGGGGCGCGGGTCCGGGGCTCAGGCGACCGGATAGGGTCCCTCGGCGAACGCCACGTCGTGGTAGCCTTTTGAGCCGACCGTGATCGCCAGGCCGCTTCGGAAGTCCACGCCGGCGCTCAAGCGGTCGAGCGCGCTCCGGAAGTCGTGGCGCGGCCGCCATCCCAACGCCGACCTCGCGCGCGCGTTGTCGTAGACGCGGTCGATGCCCGGGAACATCGACCAGCCGCGCTCCGCGTAGAGCCCGTCGAAATCCGGGAATAGCCGGCGCACCACGGCGGGCGCGTCGCTCCGCAACGTCGCGAGATCGCCGCGCGTGAAGGGCGTGGTGGCCGAGACGACGTAGCGGCCGAATCCGAGGGCCGGCGCCTTGTCGATCGCGAGCAGATGCGCGTCGACCACGTCGTCGAGATCGACGCGCCTGTGCAGCAGCTCGTTGACCTGGACGTTGGCCGTCGCGTAGGCACCACGCACCGCCGCGTCGTCGTCGGCCTCGGGGAAGAACCGCGACGTGCGCAGCACGACCACCGGCAGGCGGTCGCGCCGGTGGAACAGTTCGCACAGGTCCTCCGCGGCGACCTTGGTGACGCCGTAGATGTTGCGCGGCACCGGCGCGACGTCCTCCGTCACCCACGCCGCCGGTCCGCCCGCCGCCGGCGTCAGAGCCGCGCCGAAGGCGCTGGTCGTGCTTGTGAACACGAACGCCTCGACGCGCGCGGCGGCCGCCGCCTCGAGCAGCGTCAGCGTGCCCGCCACGTTGGTGTCGATGAACCGGCGGGCGCTGTGCGTGGCGACGTGCGGCTTGTGGAGCGTGGCCGCGTGCGCGATGGCGCGGACGCCCGGCATGAGCGCCGTGACGAACTCCCGGTCGTCGATCGAGCCGATATGGTCGGTGAAGGGCGATGGTTTGATGTCGACGCCACGGACATCGCGCCCGGCGTCGCGCAGGCGCCGCACCAGCCCCTCGCCGAGATGTCCCGCGCTGCCCGTCACGAGGATCGTCATGGCGGCCGTCTACCACGCGGTCGGGGCGCCCGACGAGCGGGTTTGTGCGCGGTGATGGCGGTCGTGGGATCAGGCCTGCATGGCGGCAATTTTTCTGGCAGCCTCGCGGTGAGCGTGCCGCTTCGCGGGCCCGACCCCCGAAGCCGCGCCCCGCCGCGACGGTCCTTGAGGGATGTCGGGTGGCGCGGCCGGCACGGCGCGATATTGGGGAGATGAACCGTGGACAAGCTCGGCCTGCACAACCCGGTCTTCGCGACCTACGTCGTCGCCGCCACGATCATGATCCTCAAGGCGGTGGCGATGTCGTGGCTCACGGTCGCGCGCATGATGCAGGAGAAGGGCGGCTACCGCGCCCCGGAGGATCTGCGCAAGACGCCGCTCAATCCCGACCCCGATCCCAGGCAGCTGCTGCCCAACGAGCGCGTCGAGCGCATCCGGCGTATCCAAATGAACGATCTGGAGAACCTGCCGTTCTTCCTCGTCGCCGGCTTCCTGTTCGTCTTCACCGACCCGTCGTTGCTCTGGGCGCGGTTGCTGCTCTACGGCTACGTCGTGTCGCGCCTGCTGCACTTCGCGGCGTACTTCACCGCGCAGACGCACGATGTGCGCGCGACCTTGTGGACCGTCGGCTCGTTGATCCTGATCGGCATCACCGGATGGACGCTGATCGTGGCGCTGGGGGTCCGGTAGCGGGCGCTTAGGATGGCGGGAGGGGGCGACGATATCTCATAGCCGTGAAGTCACGACCCCTCCGTGTCATCCCGAGCGCAGCGAGGGATCCAGGGTCGGCGCCTGGATCCCTCGCTGTGCTCGGGATGACAGTGGGGGCGAGGTGATCCGTGGCGCGCCCCGGAAGACGAGATGCCGTCCGGCGACCGCGGCGCCGGACGGTCGTCGCGCGGCGCTAGTTGGCCGCGAAGCAGTACAGCAGGCCGGCGCCGCCGGAGGCCTTGAGCTGGTCGGGCGAGCAGCCGCGCGAGGGATGCGAGGTGTTCCACGACTTCGACGGCGCGTCGTCGCGCAGGCCCATGCGGTCGTGGTGGCCGACCATCGCGGCGCCCTCGCCGCTCTTCGTCCAGTTGCCGCAGGTCAGGTCCTTGTCCGGCGGCGGCGCGGTGCCATCCTCGAGCGTGCCCGTGAGGATGTCGTGCTGGTTGACGACGAACAGCCGGCTGGGGATGCGCCGGCCCGTCTCCGCGAGGCCGCCCTCTGTGTCGATGCGGTTGTGCGGCGAGTGCAGGTCGGCGACGTCGACGGCGATGCGCAGGCCGGCGGCGTTGAACCACGGGCCCTTGCCGATGCGGTCGCGCGCGTTGATGGCGGTGGCGCCGCCGATCGCCTGCTGGCTGAGATAGGCGCGCCACGTCTTGGCGCCCGCGCCGGCCCGCGTCGCCAGCGCCTGGCAGTGCGCGTCCGCGCCGGCGATGCCGCCGTAGTCGGCGCCCTTCGGCCCGCCCGTGCTGGTGATGAAGAAGCTCATGTTGGGGAATTGCGGCGGCTGCGGCGGCGGCGTGGGCTGCGCCGGCTGCTGCGCCAGCGCGCTCGCGGCGAGGGTCAGCGGCGCGAGCGCCGCGAGGGTGGTCAGGGTCTTCCGCATGGTGTCACCTCCGATTGCGCCGGTTGGCCGGCTTCGACATGCCGGTCACGCGACGCGGCGATGGCGGACCCTACGTGGATCGCGGGCGCGCGCGAAGTAGTGGCCGTGCGGTGACGCGGTGACGGATGTGAAACCTGATAGGCTTGCGCCAATCCCAGTTGATGTGGCAGCGTCCCTGTCCTTTCGTGAGGGCGACCCCATGATCCTCATCGGCCAGTACGATTCTCCGTTCGTCCGCCGCGTCGGCATCGCGCTGACGCTGTACCGCCTGCCGTTCGAGCACAGGCCGTGGTCGACCTTCGGCGACGCCGAGAAGATCCGGCCGTACAACCCGCTGACGCGCGTGCCGGTGCTGGTGCTCGACGACGGCGTGGCGCTGGTCGAGAGCCACAGCATCCTCGACCATCTGGACAGCCTCGTGCCGGCGAAGCGCGCGATGTTCCCGCGGTCCGAGCCGGCGCGGCACCGCGCGCTGCGGATCGCGGCGCTGGCGACCGGTCTGGCCGACAAGGCGGTCAGCCTGTTCTACGAGAAGCGCCTGCACGGCGAGGTGTCCGACATGTGGGTCGAGCGCTGCCGCTCGCAGATATCCGGCACGCTGGCGATGCTCGACGCCGACCGCGCGAAGTGGACGGGCAAGCACTGGTTCGACGGCCGCCTCGGTCACGCCGACATCGCGGTGGCCTGCGCCCTGCGTTTCCTCAACGAGGCGCATCCCGGCATGGTCTCGATGTCGGCGTTCCCGGCGCTCGCCGCGCACGCCGCCCGGATGGAGAAACTGCCGGCGTTCAAGGCGGTGGCGCAGGAATTCATCCCGCCGTCGTAGCGCGTCGCCAGCCGGCTGGACGCGCGTCGTCGATCATCCACGACCGTCATCCCGAGCGCCGCGAGGGATCTTTCAGCGGTGGAAAGATCCCTCGCGGCGCTCGGGATGACGGGTTGGTCCGGCTCGATCGAAACGCGCACCAACGGTCCGTTCGGCGCGGCCGCCTATGGCTTCCACTCGTGCCACGGCGGCACGCGCGGATCGCGCTGGCGCTGGACGTAGTAGGGCAGGTAGGGCCGGTACGCCTCGAACACGCGGCGCAACTCGCCGACCGGCTCGTCGTGGTGGTCGACGCGTAGATCGACCTCGGCGAATTTGTCGCCGGCGTAGACCAGGATCGCGGCCGACACCTGGCCGCCGATCTGCCCGCCGGCGTCGCGCCCGGCCTCCAGCGCGTCCATCAGGCGGTCGGCGAACGGCGCGTCCGGACGGGCGGTGAACGTGTCGCGCATCGCCGCGAGGGTCGCCGGCCCCGGCAGCACGTTGCCCAGCACCACGAAGCCGTCGTGGATCTCGTGGCCGGCCCACGCCGTGTTCGACGCGCCGGTGCGCACCGCGATGGCGCCGTCGTCGTCGATCACCGCGAGCTGGCGCTGCTCCGGCCAGCGGTCGTTGGCGACCAGCGCGTCGAGCGTCGCCCGCGCGCCGTGGCCGTCGCGCAGCAGGCGCATCGCGAAATGGCCCATGCGCGCGTCGGCCCGCGACATGATGGCGACGACACCGGTATGCGCCATGGCGTGCGGCACGCGGGCGCCGACCGCGAAGGAGCGCGTCGCCGTGGCGATGCCCAGCCGGCGGGAAGCCGGGCAGCGCGCGAGGATCGAGAAGGTCATGGCGGCGCCTCCTTCGGCGGGCCGTGCGTGGACGTCGTGGCGCTACCGCTTCGAGAGGCGGCCCGACTCGAAGCCTTCTGGCGTGCGCCGCGTCGCGTTCAACGTCGCGCCGGACATGCGGAAGCTGTAGCTGGTCCGACCCTCCGCCCATGACAGCGTGCCGCCGCTGATCCGGGCGGTGTGGCGGGCATTGCCGGGCGTGCGCACATCCTCGTTCTTGCCCCAGATGTAGAGCACTTTCGCGGTGCCGTCGGCCTCCACCGATTCGACGACCAGCGCGGCGCAGAGCGGGCCCATGCTCTCGTCGAACGCGCCGTAGGCCCAGTTGCCGGCCCAGACGCCCGAGAAGGCCCGCGCCTCGGCGGGCGCGCCGGGCGCCGGCGCCGCGAGCGTGTATTCCAGCCGCTGGTCGCAAGCCGCGATCTGCGCGGCGTGGCCGGGCGCGGCCGCGAGCGTGGCGCCGAGCGCGGCGAGCGCCCGGAACGTGGTCCGGATCGTCATCGTGTCCGCCTCCCCCGACGGCGAGAACGCTGATGCCAACTTAAGCTCGGGACTATGTTCGGCGCGTTGCGGCGGATCAATCCGGGGGGGGCGCCGTCCGGTCGGTGCGGCGGGGCCAACCCCTCCGCGCTCACATCCCCGGTTTGGATCGTCCGTCGTGGACATGCGACGCAGCCCCTATCCTCGGCGATCCCATTCGGCGCGCACCTCGGCGTCGGATTCGGACGCCAGCCGCGCGGCGCGGTCGGCGGCGAAGCGCGGCGGCGACAGCCGCGCCAGCGCCCACACGGCGGCGCCGCGCACGACGGCGTCGGGATCGTCGAGCAGGCGCAGCACCGCCGGCAGCGCCGCGGCTTCGCCGCTATTGCCTAGCGCCAGCGCCACGTTGCGCGCCAGCCGCCCGCGGCCCATGCGCTTGATCGCGGTGCCGGCGAAGCGGCGGCGGAAGCCGGCCTCGTCGAGCGCCGCCAGCTCCGTAAGTAGTGGCGCCGCGAGATCGGCGCGCGGCGCGAAGGCGGCCTCGCGCGACGCGGCGGCGAACTTGTTCCACGGGCAGGCCGCGAGGCAGTCGTCGCAGCCGTAGACGCGGTTGCCCAGCTTCTCGCGGAACTCCCGCGGGATCGGACCGGGGTGCTCGATGGTGAGGTAGGAAAGGCAGCGCCGCGCGTCGAGCCGGTCCGGCGCCGGGAACGCCGCCGTCGGGCAGGAATCGAGGCAGGCGCGGCAGGTGCCGCAATGGTCCTCGCCCGGCGCGTCGGCCGGCAGCGCGACCGACAGCGCGATCTCGCCGAGGAACAGCCAGGAGCCGTGAGCGCGCGACACAAGGTTGGTGTGGCGTCCCTGCCAGCCGATGCCGGCGCGCGCCGCCGCCGGCTTCTCCATCAGCGGCGCGGTGTCGACGAACACCCGCAGCTCGCGACCCCAGCGGTTCCAGATCCACAGGCCGAGTTCCTTGAGCCGCGACTTGACCACGAGGTGGTAGTCGCGGCCGCGGGCGTAGATGGAAATGGCCGCGCGGTCGCCCCGCGCCAGGATCGCCAGCGGATCCTCGCCCGGCGCGGGCGCGTAGCTCATGGCCAGCGACACGATGGTGCGCGCCTGCGTCCACATCTTCGCGGGGTCGGCGCGGCGCTCGATGTCGTCGGCCATCCAGTCCATGGCGCCGTGGCGGCCTTCGGTGGTGAACGCGACGAGCGCCTCGCGCTGCGCGGCCGGCGCCGCCGCCGTCGCGAAGCCGACGGCGTCGAAGCCCAGCCGCGACGCCTCGGCGCGGATCTCCTCGCGGATCGCCGTCGGATCCTTCGGCGCGCGCCGCTTCAGCCCGGGGCGGGGTTGTGTCGCCATGCCGCCACGATGCGCGGTGCCGGCGCGGGGCTCAAGGGGTGGCCTCCGTTCGCTCGGAGGGAGCGTGTGCGGCGGGCGAAGCCCCTCATCCGCCCCTGCGGGGCACCTTCTCCCCTCCTTCGAGGGGAGAAGGGAACAAATCGACCATCGTACGCTCCCGCGGGGTTGGCACGTCGTCCCCGCATGCGGGCGGAAAGGGACGATGCCGGCGTCGCTTCTCTTGCCCTGCTCCCCCGTCATCGGGGGAGAAGGTGCCCGAAGGGCGGATGAGGGGCTCCTCGGCACGCACTCGATCCACGAACGCGGCGGGCGTATGATGGCCCCATGACCAGACCCCTGATCGGCGTCACGCTCGACGCGGAGAAGCCCGGCGGCTACTCGAAGTTCCCGTGGTACGCGGCGCGGCAGAACTATTTCGACGCCGTGGCGGCGGCCGGCGGCCTGCCGGTGGCGCTGCCGCACGATCCCGAGCGCGCCCAGGCGTATCTCGACACGATCGACGGGCTGGTGGTGACCGGCGGCGCCTTCGACGTCGATCCCTCCTACTACGACGGCGGTGCCAGGCACGGCACGGTCGTGACCAAGGACCGTCGCACGGCGTTCGAGTTCGCGGTCACGAGGGGCGCGGTCGAGCGCGACATGCCGGTGCTCGGCATCTGCGGCGGCCAGCAGCTGCTGCACGTCGCGCTCGGCGGCAAGCTGATCCAGCACATCCCCGACGCGATCGCCGGGGCGCTGGCGCACGAGCAGCCCAACCCGCGCGACCAGGCCGGCCACGACGTCCGGATCAGGCGCGGCACGCTGCTGCACCGCGTCGTCGGGGCCGAGACGATGGCCGTCAACAGCGCCCACCACCAGGCGGCGCTCGACGAGCCGGCGGGGATCGTGGTCAACGCCCGCGCGTCGGACGGCGTGATCGAGGGCATCGAGGCGCCCGGAAGGCGATTCTGCCTCGGCGTCCAGTGGCATCCGGAGTTCCACATCTCCGACGGCGACCGGCATATCTTCACCGCCTTCGTCGAGGCCTGCCGGCGGTAGCCGGTTTGGAGCGTCGACGCCGGCGCTCGTCATCCTGAGGGCGCCCGCGTAGCGGCGTCGTCGAAGGATCCTGTCGCCGTCGAGCGCCGCGGAAGGATCCCTCGACTGCACGCCTGCGGCGCTCCGCTCGGGATGACGGGAGCGGGCGGCGAGGGACACGATCGCCGCGGGGGATACCGCGGGGCCGGGAAACCCTCTAGAAGCCGGCCATGAACGACATTCCCATCGACGATCCGGACGCCGGCCCACCCGAAACCGACCCGACGTCTGCCGGCGCGCCGCAAGCCGCAGTTCCCGAAGCCGCGACTCCCGAAACCGCGTCCGCCGACACCCCCGACGCCGCCAAGGGCGAGCGCGTCGCCAAGCGGCTGGCGCGGGCGGGCGTGTGCTCGCGGCGCGACGCGGAGCGCTGGATCGCGGCCGGCCGGATCACCGTCGACGGCGTCCGCGTCGACACCCCGGCGACGCTCGTCACCGAGGCCAGCGACATCCGGGTCGACGGCGCGCGGCTGGAGAAATCGCAGCGCTCGCGGTTGTGGCTCTACCACAAGCCGGTCGGGCTGGTGGTCACCCACCGCGACCCCGAGGGCCGGCCGACGGTGTTCGACCGCCTGCCGAAGGACATGCCGCGGGTGATGTCGGTCGGACGGCTCGATCTGAACTCCGAAGGCCTGCTGCTGCTGACCAACGACGGCGAGCTGGCGCGCCGGCTGGAGCTGCCGTCGAGCGGCCTGGTCCGGCGCTACCGCGTGCGCGCGCATGGCGAGATCGGTGAACGGACGCTCGAGCAGCTGCGCCATGGCGTGACCGTCGAGGGCGTCGCCTACGGCCCGATCATGGCGTCGATCGAACGCCAGCAGCGCAGCAATCTCTGGCTCTCGGTGGCGCTGAAGGAAGGCAAGAACCGCGAGGTGCGCCGCGTGATGGCGCATCTCGGCCTGGGCGTGAATCGCCTGATCCGCATCGCCTTCGGTCCGTTCACGCTCGACGCGCTGCCCGAGGGCGAGGTGGTCGAGGCCAGCCCGCGGCTGGTGGCGCAGATGTCGGGCGAAGCCGACCTCGACGCGCACGGCCGCAAGCCGGGCTGGGCCAAGGCCAAGCACCGCCCGTCGCGCAAGCGGTCACCCGCCGGCGCCACGCGGCCGCGCGCGGACGAGCGCGGCGATGGCGAGCGGGAGCGGCCACGGGCGCCCCGCGACGCCCGGCCGGTGAGGGAGCCCCATGTGGGCGCCGGATTCCGTCGCGCCGGGACCGGCTTCGCGCGCGACGACGCGCCACGTGAGGAACGTCGTCCGGATCGATTCGAGGGCGCCCGCGCTCCTGCCCCCTCGCCCCGCGACGGCGGGGAGAGGGTCGGGGTGAGGGGCTTCGCCCGTGACGAGAGCGCTCCGCGGCGTGGCGACGACGCGCCGCGTGGGAGATTCGCGCGACCGGAATCCGGCCGTCGCGACGAGGATCGCCGGCCGCCGCGACGCGATCCCGACGGACCGCGCGATCAGCTCCGCAACGGGCACCGCGACGACCGACGGCAGCCCCTCACCCCGACCCTCTCCCCGCCTGCGCGGGGAGAGGGAGGAAGACGCCAGGACCCCGGTGCGCAGCAGCGCGATCATGCCGGTTCGCGCGACCGCGAGGACGCGCGGTTCCACGGTGGACGCATGCGCGCGTCGTACGCGGGCCCGCGCGAGCGAGACGATGCGCCGTCGCGTGATCACGACGAGCGCCTCAGCCGTCATCCCCCCTCGCCCCGCGAAGGCGGGGAGAGGGCCGGGGTGAGGGGCTTCG
The genomic region above belongs to Rhodospirillales bacterium and contains:
- a CDS encoding insulinase family protein; this translates as MIRPVPPAAATRRGVIAAGAATVALAGLGALAPRAAHAVDIRTPATPGGLSYWLVEDRTAPVISIAFSFEGGSTLDPAGKEGVSQLVAALLDQGAGPLDANAFKARQDDTAVRFGFGAAVDRFGGSVRMLAERRVESIELLRLALAEPRFDAEAVERARRQTIVGLRRAEQSPGSVAGRVLATAVFGAHPYGRPASGTLESVAAITAEDLRALAKSQFTRAGLTVAVVGDTTAAEIGPLLDRVFGALPAGGAPVDIPAWTPGAPKPGGRLIVVERDVPQSVVLLATPAIRRDDPDWYAAMLMNHVLGGAGFAGRLMTEVREKRGLAYGASSRLTPYKRAGLFSASVATANARVAESLAIVREQIALMAKDGVSDAELADAKTYLDGSLAVTLDSTGAIANLLHGMRVDGLAPDHLTRRKALIDAVTKDAVKRVAARILREDLSVTVVVGKPQGVTATE
- the queG gene encoding tRNA epoxyqueuosine(34) reductase QueG, which gives rise to MATQPRPGLKRRAPKDPTAIREEIRAEASRLGFDAVGFATAAAPAAQREALVAFTTEGRHGAMDWMADDIERRADPAKMWTQARTIVSLAMSYAPAPGEDPLAILARGDRAAISIYARGRDYHLVVKSRLKELGLWIWNRWGRELRVFVDTAPLMEKPAAARAGIGWQGRHTNLVSRAHGSWLFLGEIALSVALPADAPGEDHCGTCRACLDSCPTAAFPAPDRLDARRCLSYLTIEHPGPIPREFREKLGNRVYGCDDCLAACPWNKFAAASREAAFAPRADLAAPLLTELAALDEAGFRRRFAGTAIKRMGRGRLARNVALALGNSGEAAALPAVLRLLDDPDAVVRGAAVWALARLSPPRFAADRAARLASESDAEVRAEWDRRG
- a CDS encoding NAD(P)-dependent oxidoreductase, encoding MTILVTGSAGHLGEGLVRRLRDAGRDVRGVDIKPSPFTDHIGSIDDREFVTALMPGVRAIAHAATLHKPHVATHSARRFIDTNVAGTLTLLEAAAAARVEAFVFTSTTSAFGAALTPAAGGPAAWVTEDVAPVPRNIYGVTKVAAEDLCELFHRRDRLPVVVLRTSRFFPEADDDAAVRGAYATANVQVNELLHRRVDLDDVVDAHLLAIDKAPALGFGRYVVSATTPFTRGDLATLRSDAPAVVRRLFPDFDGLYAERGWSMFPGIDRVYDNARARSALGWRPRHDFRSALDRLSAGVDFRSGLAITVGSKGYHDVAFAEGPYPVA
- a CDS encoding MAPEG family protein — translated: MDKLGLHNPVFATYVVAATIMILKAVAMSWLTVARMMQEKGGYRAPEDLRKTPLNPDPDPRQLLPNERVERIRRIQMNDLENLPFFLVAGFLFVFTDPSLLWARLLLYGYVVSRLLHFAAYFTAQTHDVRATLWTVGSLILIGITGWTLIVALGVR
- a CDS encoding glutathione S-transferase N-terminal domain-containing protein: MILIGQYDSPFVRRVGIALTLYRLPFEHRPWSTFGDAEKIRPYNPLTRVPVLVLDDGVALVESHSILDHLDSLVPAKRAMFPRSEPARHRALRIAALATGLADKAVSLFYEKRLHGEVSDMWVERCRSQISGTLAMLDADRAKWTGKHWFDGRLGHADIAVACALRFLNEAHPGMVSMSAFPALAAHAARMEKLPAFKAVAQEFIPPS
- a CDS encoding lectin, with the protein product MRKTLTTLAALAPLTLAASALAQQPAQPTPPPQPPQFPNMSFFITSTGGPKGADYGGIAGADAHCQALATRAGAGAKTWRAYLSQQAIGGATAINARDRIGKGPWFNAAGLRIAVDVADLHSPHNRIDTEGGLAETGRRIPSRLFVVNQHDILTGTLEDGTAPPPDKDLTCGNWTKSGEGAAMVGHHDRMGLRDDAPSKSWNTSHPSRGCSPDQLKASGGAGLLYCFAAN
- a CDS encoding DUF1028 domain-containing protein, whose product is MTFSILARCPASRRLGIATATRSFAVGARVPHAMAHTGVVAIMSRADARMGHFAMRLLRDGHGARATLDALVANDRWPEQRQLAVIDDDGAIAVRTGASNTAWAGHEIHDGFVVLGNVLPGPATLAAMRDTFTARPDAPFADRLMDALEAGRDAGGQIGGQVSAAILVYAGDKFAEVDLRVDHHDEPVGELRRVFEAYRPYLPYYVQRQRDPRVPPWHEWKP
- a CDS encoding gamma-glutamyl-gamma-aminobutyrate hydrolase family protein → MTRPLIGVTLDAEKPGGYSKFPWYAARQNYFDAVAAAGGLPVALPHDPERAQAYLDTIDGLVVTGGAFDVDPSYYDGGARHGTVVTKDRRTAFEFAVTRGAVERDMPVLGICGGQQLLHVALGGKLIQHIPDAIAGALAHEQPNPRDQAGHDVRIRRGTLLHRVVGAETMAVNSAHHQAALDEPAGIVVNARASDGVIEGIEAPGRRFCLGVQWHPEFHISDGDRHIFTAFVEACRR